From the Macaca thibetana thibetana isolate TM-01 chromosome 12, ASM2454274v1, whole genome shotgun sequence genome, one window contains:
- the LOC126932086 gene encoding putative uncharacterized protein FLJ44553, producing MFEGVSNEFHHFGISLPLKICLHLGWDEGLVEGWVVRLCQGIGKSICSSCQLFEEAPTQMSTVPSGLPLPILLHLCLLPVCMAHLCPASPCYFGAIPGSGKFYRLTTYSLSSLQLAASLRHRGREVGKDPPYPGLCPLTFHPSFFPLVEGCVSSLPGKPLSPQTIFFQILWLYSKSSLVL from the coding sequence ATGTTTGAAGGTGTCAGCAATGAATTTCATCATTTCGGTATTTCTCTACCTTTAAAGATATGTTTACATTTGGGGTGGGATGAAGGCTTGGTGGAGGGGTGGGTGGTTAGGTTGTGCCAAGGTATTGGGAAATCCATTTGTTCCTCATGTCAGCTGTTTGAGGAGgcaccaacccagatgtccacaGTTCCTTCTGGCCTTCCTTTACCAATACTGCTGCACCTGTGCCTGCTTCCTGTTTGCATGGCCCATTTGTGCCCAGCATCTCCCTGCTATTTTGGGGCCATTCCAGGGTCTGGGAAGTTTTATAGGCTTACAACATACAGTCTTTCTTCTCTCCAGCTTGCTGCCTCCCTAAGACACAGAGGTAGAGAAGTAGGAAAGGACCCACCCTACCCAGGCCTTTGCCCTCTCACTTTTCATCCATCCTTCTTCCCACTGGTGGAGGGATGTGTTTCTAGTCTTCCAGGGAAGCCCCTCTCTCCTCAAACCATTTTCTTCCAAATACTTTGGCTTTATTCCAAATCCTCTCTAGTCCTCTGA